The bacterium sequence GTAGGGATTCGCGATAACAGCGGCGGTTACGATCCGGTAACCGGATACGAAAGACAATCCAATAAAGCGGAGGTTCTGCAGGGTGTGGCGGGGTTCGGACTCATTTTTCAGGAGCTGCTATTGCGCGGATTTGGTCGGGAGCTGGAGCTGGAAGCGGATGAAGCTGGTATGCGAGCGGCAGCCGGAGCCGGATTTTCGCCGCAAGGCGCAAGTCAATTATTTGAAAAAATGCGCAGAAAGATCTATGAAGCGCCCGGGTATGGTTACTGGCGGACGCATCCCTATCTTGAGGATCGTGTTGGAATCTCCCGCGTTCTGGCGGCCACCATCGACCTTTCAAAAAACCCGGCTGATCCATCAGAATACAGATTGAAAACGCAGGAAAATTTTCTGGAATTCATCAAAAGTGAAAAAGAAGAACAGGGAAAAACTGAATTGCGACGCATGGCGTTAAACGCCTTGCCCAAGGGGAAGAGAGCGCAGGAGCTCCGTGTGTGGTTCATTCAACAAGCTGAGGCAAAGGAGTTCAGCAAAGAAAACTTTTTCCGGGATTACGGAAAACTGTTGGAAGTTTATGAGACGAATTTGAAAGAAATCCAGCAGGATGAACCGGACGCCACTCTTCTTGCAAGCCTCAAACAAAACATTGAGAAGATGAAGAAAGAGAAAGAAACGGTTTTGTCACTTTATGAAGAAGTTCTCGCCAAACAAGCCTTCGATACACAAATGCTGGAGCGGTTTCTGAGCAATTTTCCGGACAATTCCCGCGTCCCGGAAGTGCAATTTCAATTGGCTGAGAACTACCGCATTTTGAACAAAAGCTCTCAGGCAGTAGAACTTCATTTGAAGCTACTGGAAAAAGATTCGCAATGGAAAAACAAAGCAAAAGAGCGTCTTCAACAATTGATTCCGCGTCTCGAAGATCTCGCGTCCTCTCATAAACTCTCCACCCAGACAAAGGATGCCGCAATCGCTAAACTTGCTTCTGAACGGATGAAATCAATTGCCTCCTCATTTAAAACTCTCCAAAATGGATACGAATTTCGTAGAAGTTTTCCCGGCAGCCAGCTCGACAAAGAGGTTGTCAAACGCATGAATGTACTCGCTGAAGATGCGTTAAAACAGGGCAAACTCTACCAGGCTGTCGGCGAATACCAGAAAGCGCTCGATCAATACAGCATGATCCTTCGCTATGGATCCGATCTGCCGGTCGCCGATCAGGTGCGTGACACCCTTGTGGATTTTCAAGAGCTGAAGTCCGTCCGAGGGTAGTTGCAGACGCGACGCCCGCGGTCCATAATGCAGGCGAGGACGCCTGTGGTCCCTATCTTTGTGGAGGGGTTATGTTTCGAATCTTCATACTACTTCTCTTTTTCTGTGCTTCTCTTTCCGCGGCGGAACTGAAAGCAAAAAAGATTCTCGATCTGACCTATTCATTCAATGAGCAGACCATTTACTGGCCCACTTCAAAATCCTTTCAACATGAAAAAACGTCATGGGGCAAAACAGAAGCAGGTTATTTCTACAGCAGCGCGAACATTTCCGGATCCGAACATGGCGGCACCCACCTGGATGCGCCGATTCATTTTGCTGAAAAAGGATGGACAAGCGATCAGGTTCCGATCGAACGTTTTGTGGGACCCGCGGTCGTAATCGACATCTCTACAAAATGTGCCGGCAATGCGGACTACACACTTACTGTAAAAGATATTCAAGAATGGGAAAAGAAAAACGGAAATATTCCTGCTGATTCAATTTTGCTTCTGCGGACCGGCTGGGGCAAATTTTGGCCGGACAAAAAGAAGTATCTGGGAGATGACAAGCCGGGCTATGCGAGCAATCTTCATTTTCCAGCTTTTTCCAAAGAAGCAGCTGAGTTTTTGGCAAAACAACGCAAGATAAAGGGAGCCGGACTCGACACAGCCAGTCTGGATCCCGGTACTTCCAAGGACTTCATTGTTCATCAGATTTTTAACGGCGCTAATATTTACGGTCTGGAGAACGTCGCAAATCTGGATCAAGTACCGGTAAAAGGCGCATTTCTGATCGCACTCCCCATGAAAATCGAAAACGGAACCGGCGGTCCGGTGAGGATCATAGCCCTCGTAGATTAATCGTGGATCGTAATCGTAATCATAATCTTGATCTTTTTTCGATCATGATTAAGAACGCGATTATGATCAAGAGCACAATCAAGATCACGATTACGATCCACGATTAACTATGTGGAAAGGCATACAGAATAAACGGGAAATTCTTTCCTGGTGTTTTTTTGATTTTGCAAATTCCGCATTCACAACAATCATCATCACGATTGTCTATTCGGTTTATTTCCGTAACATCATCGCAGCCGGCCGAACAGACGGAGACCGCCTGTGGGCCATCGGCAATACGGTGTCGCAAACACTTGTTTTGCTCTCCGCGCCGTTGCTCGGCGCAATTGCAGATTTTTCCGCCGCCAAAAAGAAATTTCTGTTTCTGAGTTACATCCTTTGTGTGACCTTCACTGCTTTACTCACATTTACCGGACCCGGACAAATTCTTCTTGCGCTTTGTATTTTCATCGTCGCAAATTTTGCTTTTTCCAGTGGTGAAAATTTTATCGCCAGCTTCCTTCCTGAAATCTCAAAACCGGAACATATGGGCAAGATTTCCGGTTTTGGATGGGCGCTCGGCTACATCGGAGGGCTCACCTCTTTGCTATTTTGCTTTCCCTATTTAAAGGGAGGATTTGGTCCGGAGAATGCAGAAAACCTGCGAATGACAAACCTTGTGGTCGCTGTTTTTTTCCTTTTGGCCGGCATTCCTACGTTTCTCTGGGTTCGTGAACGAAAAAAAGCAAGTGATCTGCCACCCGGTACCTCTTACATATCGGCAGGATTTTCACGTATACGCGATACATTCGCTCATCTG is a genomic window containing:
- a CDS encoding MFS transporter; protein product: MWKGIQNKREILSWCFFDFANSAFTTIIITIVYSVYFRNIIAAGRTDGDRLWAIGNTVSQTLVLLSAPLLGAIADFSAAKKKFLFLSYILCVTFTALLTFTGPGQILLALCIFIVANFAFSSGENFIASFLPEISKPEHMGKISGFGWALGYIGGLTSLLFCFPYLKGGFGPENAENLRMTNLVVAVFFLLAGIPTFLWVRERKKASDLPPGTSYISAGFSRIRDTFAHLRRFRELFKFLVLFGIYNCGVTTVVVFAAIYAVETIKLTAGEFLIFFLITQISASLGAFLFGLAQDRIGPKNTIYATLTVWIATIIGAYFSKDKTTFFIVGNLAGLGIGSSQSAARALVGLFSPIEKSAEFFGFWGLFWKLSTAIGPLVFGLLSSGTGDQRIAILVTGLFFVFGLIGLGFINEKAGIEAARSYSSTTTT
- a CDS encoding cyclase family protein, whose product is MFRIFILLLFFCASLSAAELKAKKILDLTYSFNEQTIYWPTSKSFQHEKTSWGKTEAGYFYSSANISGSEHGGTHLDAPIHFAEKGWTSDQVPIERFVGPAVVIDISTKCAGNADYTLTVKDIQEWEKKNGNIPADSILLLRTGWGKFWPDKKKYLGDDKPGYASNLHFPAFSKEAAEFLAKQRKIKGAGLDTASLDPGTSKDFIVHQIFNGANIYGLENVANLDQVPVKGAFLIALPMKIENGTGGPVRIIALVD
- a CDS encoding M48 family metalloprotease, which produces MKKVALFLSIQLFLSVPGWPAATQSAPSATPKDFEKGLRVALEATRELGLVEDAEKVKRLNDIAYRVANRAAPEMPHLSFRIVKMEEPNAFALPGGFIFITTGMLDLDLTDEELAALIGHEIIHVKNDHFRRMSKRQTLMNLLYQALVIGIAVGIRDNSGGYDPVTGYERQSNKAEVLQGVAGFGLIFQELLLRGFGRELELEADEAGMRAAAGAGFSPQGASQLFEKMRRKIYEAPGYGYWRTHPYLEDRVGISRVLAATIDLSKNPADPSEYRLKTQENFLEFIKSEKEEQGKTELRRMALNALPKGKRAQELRVWFIQQAEAKEFSKENFFRDYGKLLEVYETNLKEIQQDEPDATLLASLKQNIEKMKKEKETVLSLYEEVLAKQAFDTQMLERFLSNFPDNSRVPEVQFQLAENYRILNKSSQAVELHLKLLEKDSQWKNKAKERLQQLIPRLEDLASSHKLSTQTKDAAIAKLASERMKSIASSFKTLQNGYEFRRSFPGSQLDKEVVKRMNVLAEDALKQGKLYQAVGEYQKALDQYSMILRYGSDLPVADQVRDTLVDFQELKSVRG